From the genome of Triticum aestivum cultivar Chinese Spring chromosome 3B, IWGSC CS RefSeq v2.1, whole genome shotgun sequence, one region includes:
- the LOC123065685 gene encoding heavy metal-associated isoprenylated plant protein 28, producing the protein MTIVEMCVHMCCAGCEKKIRKAVERLEGVDAVEIDMEMQKVTVNGDVDQKKVLKTVRRTGKRAVLWPTPFIAGAGAGGAVNLLAQQHQYHPGGAQMYATHASGPTSSYNYYKHGYDDSRLYGANSAVVGGTRATDYFSDENPGGCSVM; encoded by the exons ATGACG ATCGTGGAGATGTGCGTGCATATGTGTTGCGCCGGGTGCGAGAAGAAGATAAGGAAGGCAGTCGAGAGGTTAGAAG GAGTGGACGCGGTGGAGATCGACATGGAGATGCAGAAGGTGACGGTGAACGGGGACGTGGACCAGAAGAAGGTGCTCAAGACGGTGAGGAGGACGGGAAAGCGCGCGGTGCTGTGGCCGACCCCGTTCATcgccggcgcgggcgccggcggcgCCGTCAACCTCCTCGCGCAGCAGCACCAGTACCACCCGGGTGGGGCCCAGATGTACGCGACCCACGCCTCCGGGCCCACATCCTCGTACAACTACTACAAGCACGGCTACGACGACTCGCGCCTCTACGGCGCCAactccgccgtcgtcggcggcaCCAGGGCCACCGATTACTTCAGCGACGAGAACCCCGGAGGCTGCTCCGTAATGTGA